A genomic window from Flintibacter sp. KGMB00164 includes:
- a CDS encoding OPT/YSL family transporter, whose product MQTKEERKKQYKQETYISAFEPGTLIPGILIAFLVGAVCMNIIGKLGTTPNTSLLGAIVAMLVARIPLNACLKYCNLERQNLLQTIASAAGFSAANCGFIAVAMLFLMGEASSILMMGIGCMIGTSVSIYIIGRIYDSAIFPAQGAWPPGVATATAIQAGDEGGKKGRRLLEGLVVGVVGSYFKLPVAGIGIVFIADIIAMTGLGIGLILRGYSEQLFGFNMGASNIPSGVMIGAGMVALVQSIITVLRGHKSASAQKMEITVSQDSAKKSLALALGLFVGGAAIVGALTGIFTQMPLGMSVLWVLWAGFSSAVAMVLVGMAAMHSGWFPAFAITTIFMTLGILMGFPALPVAILTGYVSSVGPCFADMGYDLKTGWILRGKGADPAREIQGRKEQVKVEMLGGIIGILVVLMFANMYLSQDIMPPISYTFAAAAQAGANPSLLQELLLWAIPGAIIQIIFGTKMVGVLFATGLLLNNPIYGIGVLLAVVVRLIFGTEFMEVRDSGLIAGDGLYGFFSNLIRSMLM is encoded by the coding sequence ATGCAAACAAAGGAAGAACGCAAGAAGCAGTACAAACAAGAGACCTACATCTCGGCTTTTGAGCCCGGAACCTTGATCCCCGGAATTCTCATCGCCTTTTTGGTAGGCGCCGTATGTATGAACATCATCGGCAAATTGGGAACGACACCAAACACATCCCTGCTGGGAGCCATCGTAGCCATGCTGGTGGCCCGCATCCCCCTGAATGCCTGTCTGAAATACTGCAATCTGGAGCGCCAGAACTTGCTTCAGACCATTGCTTCGGCAGCTGGATTCTCTGCGGCCAACTGCGGCTTTATCGCTGTGGCCATGCTTTTCCTGATGGGGGAGGCCTCCTCCATTCTGATGATGGGCATCGGATGTATGATCGGCACCTCGGTCTCTATCTACATCATCGGCCGCATCTATGACTCTGCCATCTTCCCCGCCCAGGGCGCCTGGCCTCCCGGAGTGGCTACCGCTACCGCCATTCAGGCCGGCGACGAGGGTGGCAAAAAGGGCCGCCGTCTGCTGGAGGGCCTGGTGGTCGGCGTTGTGGGCAGCTACTTCAAGCTGCCGGTGGCCGGTATCGGCATCGTATTTATTGCCGATATCATTGCCATGACCGGTCTGGGCATCGGCCTGATCCTCCGCGGCTACTCCGAGCAGCTCTTCGGCTTTAACATGGGTGCTTCCAACATCCCCTCCGGCGTCATGATCGGTGCGGGCATGGTGGCCCTGGTCCAGTCTATCATCACTGTGCTCCGCGGCCACAAGAGCGCTTCTGCCCAGAAGATGGAGATCACTGTCTCCCAGGACTCTGCCAAGAAGAGTCTCGCTTTGGCTCTGGGCCTGTTTGTGGGCGGCGCCGCCATTGTCGGTGCGCTGACCGGCATTTTCACCCAGATGCCTCTGGGCATGTCCGTGCTGTGGGTGCTGTGGGCCGGCTTCTCCTCCGCCGTGGCCATGGTGCTGGTAGGCATGGCCGCCATGCACTCGGGCTGGTTCCCCGCCTTTGCCATCACCACCATTTTCATGACTCTGGGTATTCTCATGGGCTTCCCCGCTCTGCCTGTTGCCATTCTCACCGGCTATGTCAGCTCCGTGGGCCCCTGCTTTGCCGACATGGGCTATGACCTGAAGACCGGCTGGATTCTCCGCGGCAAGGGTGCCGATCCCGCCCGTGAGATCCAGGGCCGTAAGGAGCAGGTAAAGGTAGAGATGCTGGGCGGCATCATCGGCATCCTGGTGGTGCTGATGTTCGCCAACATGTATCTCTCCCAGGACATTATGCCTCCCATCAGCTATACCTTCGCCGCTGCCGCTCAGGCCGGCGCGAACCCCAGCCTGCTGCAGGAGCTGCTGCTGTGGGCCATCCCCGGCGCCATCATCCAGATCATCTTCGGCACCAAGATGGTGGGCGTCCTCTTTGCCACCGGCCTGCTGCTGAATAACCCCATCTACGGTATCGGCGTGCTGCTGGCTGTGGTAGTGCGTCTCATCTTCGGCACCGAATTTATGGAAGTGCGTGACTCCGGTCTGATTGCCGGCGACGGCCTGTACGGCTTCTTCAGCAATCTCATCCGTTCTATGCTCATGTAA
- a CDS encoding IclR family transcriptional regulator — translation MGENSSYLQTVGRSLEILELIGLFPGLTLSEVARQCNMSTTVVYRLLYTLTASGFLQQEPGGKRYFLGDKALLIGAQSLDNREVKRIAQYYMWDYYERTGEHCILTIPCAGRSICIEKIGSIRDTSNSVRSGGIYPMHKGASNRVLLAFLPPHEQQRYMDGLSMHGSARQALEAKLEEIAACGYDFSEGTLTPGRFGLGFPLFDRSRNLVGAISTGGYISELTDQSKQTLVRKFGEVAEQINLAMGAFPSME, via the coding sequence ATGGGGGAAAACAGCAGTTATCTGCAGACTGTGGGTCGATCCTTGGAAATTCTGGAACTGATCGGCTTATTTCCCGGGCTTACATTGAGTGAAGTGGCCCGACAATGCAATATGAGCACCACCGTGGTCTACCGGCTTTTATATACCCTTACTGCTTCTGGTTTTTTGCAGCAGGAGCCGGGAGGAAAGCGGTATTTTCTGGGTGACAAGGCGCTTCTCATCGGGGCACAAAGCCTGGATAACCGGGAAGTCAAGCGGATCGCCCAGTACTACATGTGGGACTACTACGAGCGCACCGGCGAACACTGTATTCTGACGATTCCCTGTGCCGGACGCAGTATTTGCATTGAAAAAATTGGTTCCATCCGGGATACTTCCAACTCTGTGCGTTCCGGCGGGATCTATCCCATGCACAAAGGTGCCTCGAACCGTGTGCTGCTGGCCTTTTTGCCGCCTCATGAGCAGCAGCGCTATATGGACGGGTTATCCATGCACGGCTCTGCACGTCAAGCACTGGAAGCCAAGTTGGAGGAGATCGCCGCTTGCGGCTATGACTTCAGTGAGGGGACCCTTACCCCTGGCCGTTTCGGATTGGGTTTCCCCTTGTTTGACCGCAGCCGAAATCTCGTGGGGGCCATCAGCACAGGCGGCTATATCTCCGAACTCACCGACCAGAGCAAGCAGACTCTGGTGCGCAAGTTTGGAGAGGTAGCGGAACAAATCAATCTGGCTATGGGTGCCTTTCCAAGTATGGAATAA
- a CDS encoding cyclic-di-AMP receptor encodes MRDSCSTMIFDEDNIWKILFRIAPPVMLAQLIQAMYNIVDSYFVGKYSGDGLTALSVIFPVQLIVTALAVGTGVGVNTLMSRDYARGRVQRANRTAGTGAVLAVISWVIFAVLSSLFMRPYVATSAESPQAVEYAVTYGRIVCVGSLGVFLESIWSKVHQAGGNMRLPMLAQISGALTNILLDPILIFGLGPIPALGVAGAGYATVAGQVVAALITSSALRRPPKLRALSRYARQIYKLGYPSIFMQMLYTVYIVALNVILAGFCDEAVTVLGLYYKVQSFFFIPMAGLQTCIVPLLSYTNAKGNYRRCQAVLVDATLLAMSFMLIGVACFELIPDRLLSIFSQDVRVLEIGVPAFRIIGLSFLPAVPSLMTPVFFQAIGKAIPSVILALTRQIFCLIPIFWGLSQFGLGYSWGAFPIAETVTGSVGLLLYLRQRREWQLYGARDSKQKQKGRISMKMITAIISKKDSDEVCRALSEGGYYFTKMASSGGFLSWGNTTLIIGTEADRVKPAIEIIRANCSKRVENIPSTMQLPAHSVTANTEVVVGGATIFVTEVEEFEKI; translated from the coding sequence ATGCGTGATTCCTGCTCCACCATGATTTTTGACGAGGACAACATCTGGAAAATTCTTTTCCGCATTGCACCTCCTGTTATGCTGGCCCAGCTCATCCAGGCCATGTATAACATCGTGGACAGCTATTTTGTGGGCAAATATTCCGGCGACGGACTGACCGCTCTGTCGGTAATTTTCCCAGTTCAGCTTATTGTCACTGCTCTGGCAGTTGGAACCGGAGTAGGCGTAAATACGCTGATGTCCCGGGATTATGCCAGAGGACGGGTACAGAGAGCGAACCGAACCGCCGGAACAGGCGCTGTTTTGGCAGTGATTAGCTGGGTCATATTTGCTGTACTGAGCAGCCTCTTTATGCGTCCCTATGTGGCAACTTCCGCTGAGTCTCCTCAAGCAGTGGAATATGCAGTCACCTACGGCCGCATCGTATGTGTAGGCAGTTTAGGTGTCTTCTTGGAGAGCATCTGGAGTAAAGTACATCAGGCTGGCGGAAATATGCGCCTGCCCATGTTGGCCCAGATTTCCGGTGCACTGACCAACATTTTGCTGGACCCCATCCTCATCTTCGGACTTGGTCCCATTCCTGCCCTGGGAGTGGCTGGAGCCGGCTATGCCACTGTGGCAGGCCAGGTGGTAGCCGCACTGATTACCTCTTCCGCTCTGCGCAGACCGCCAAAGCTGCGCGCCTTGAGCCGGTATGCCCGGCAGATCTATAAGCTTGGCTATCCCTCTATTTTTATGCAGATGCTGTACACCGTGTACATTGTGGCGCTCAACGTAATTCTGGCTGGCTTCTGTGATGAGGCAGTCACAGTACTGGGACTCTACTATAAGGTGCAGTCGTTCTTCTTTATCCCCATGGCCGGACTTCAAACCTGCATTGTTCCCCTATTGAGCTATACCAATGCCAAGGGAAATTACCGTCGCTGCCAAGCTGTCCTGGTGGATGCCACTCTTCTGGCCATGAGCTTTATGCTGATAGGAGTAGCCTGTTTTGAACTGATTCCCGATCGTCTGCTGTCTATTTTCTCTCAAGACGTCCGAGTTTTGGAGATCGGCGTCCCGGCCTTCCGTATCATTGGGCTGAGCTTTCTTCCCGCCGTTCCCTCCTTGATGACGCCGGTATTTTTCCAGGCCATCGGCAAGGCCATTCCTAGTGTGATTCTGGCTCTGACCCGACAGATTTTTTGCCTAATTCCAATTTTCTGGGGACTTTCCCAGTTTGGCCTGGGCTACTCCTGGGGCGCGTTCCCCATTGCCGAAACGGTAACCGGAAGTGTTGGCTTGCTGCTCTACCTGCGCCAGCGCAGAGAATGGCAGCTCTACGGCGCCAGAGACTCCAAGCAGAAGCAGAAAGGACGTATTTCCATGAAGATGATTACCGCCATTATCAGCAAGAAAGACTCGGACGAAGTGTGCCGTGCTCTCAGCGAGGGTGGATACTACTTTACGAAAATGGCCTCTTCCGGCGGATTCCTCAGCTGGGGCAACACGACACTGATCATTGGAACTGAAGCCGACCGGGTCAAGCCTGCCATTGAGATCATCCGTGCCAACTGTTCCAAGCGGGTAGAAAACATTCCGTCCACCATGCAGCTGCCCGCACATTCAGTTACTGCCAACACCGAGGTTGTGGTTGGCGGAGCCACTATTTTCGTCACCGAAGTGGAGGAATTTGAGAAAATTTGA
- a CDS encoding cation:proton antiporter: MDSYRFVFDVAVILLTTKLFAMLTKRVDLPQVVGALVAGMILGPSILGIVSSTEFLAQVSELGVIVLMFAAGLQTDINELKASGKASFWIALCGVCVPWLGGFGVAALYNQGNGVFWENVFVGTVLTATSVSISVETLKEMGKLSTRSGSAILGAALIDDVLGLILLTFITSASSQGSELGIVLIKVLLFFVTTAVVGKLVHHLIQVWMDCAQWNRKRFAVISLAFCFFYAYIAEAVFGVAGIIGAFFAGLMISNTTRATYINSRCETLSYMFLSPIFFASVGLKVSLEYMDWNTAVLTLIITLVAIVTKIIGCGISARICRYTTDESLRIGVGMVSRGEVALIVANKGIASGMMSQVFLAPVVLMVVVTTVITPVMLRAVYPKSKKASEGDLVYSKLVDDYQELREFDAATQTVLDLNDALRGRKQKKP; this comes from the coding sequence ATGGATTCGTATCGCTTTGTCTTTGATGTGGCTGTTATTTTACTCACCACAAAACTCTTTGCCATGCTGACCAAACGGGTAGACCTGCCTCAGGTGGTAGGAGCTTTGGTCGCAGGCATGATTCTGGGCCCGAGCATACTTGGAATTGTGTCCTCTACAGAATTTCTGGCGCAGGTTTCGGAACTTGGCGTGATTGTTCTAATGTTCGCTGCAGGTCTGCAAACGGATATAAATGAATTAAAAGCCTCTGGCAAGGCCTCCTTCTGGATCGCCCTGTGCGGGGTATGTGTCCCCTGGTTGGGAGGATTTGGCGTAGCTGCGCTGTACAATCAGGGCAACGGCGTATTCTGGGAGAACGTATTTGTGGGCACGGTACTGACTGCCACATCGGTCTCTATCAGTGTAGAAACATTAAAAGAGATGGGAAAACTGTCCACTCGCTCCGGCAGTGCGATTTTGGGTGCCGCCTTGATTGATGATGTCCTGGGCCTGATCCTGCTGACCTTTATTACCAGTGCCTCTAGTCAGGGAAGTGAATTAGGCATCGTCCTGATTAAAGTACTACTCTTTTTTGTAACCACAGCGGTAGTAGGAAAACTGGTCCACCATCTCATTCAGGTCTGGATGGATTGCGCCCAATGGAACCGGAAACGATTTGCCGTAATCTCTTTGGCTTTTTGCTTTTTCTACGCTTATATTGCAGAGGCAGTGTTCGGAGTTGCCGGCATCATTGGGGCATTCTTCGCCGGTTTGATGATTTCCAATACAACCAGAGCAACCTACATCAACTCCCGCTGTGAGACCTTGTCTTATATGTTTCTCTCCCCTATATTTTTTGCCAGCGTCGGTCTCAAGGTTTCTTTGGAATACATGGACTGGAATACTGCCGTTTTAACTCTCATCATTACCCTGGTGGCTATTGTAACGAAAATCATTGGCTGCGGCATCAGCGCCCGTATTTGCCGCTATACCACAGATGAGTCTCTTCGCATCGGCGTAGGCATGGTGTCCCGAGGAGAAGTTGCCCTGATTGTAGCCAATAAAGGTATTGCCAGCGGTATGATGAGTCAGGTATTCTTGGCTCCTGTGGTTCTTATGGTTGTGGTTACTACTGTCATTACCCCGGTCATGCTCCGCGCGGTTTATCCCAAGAGCAAGAAGGCTTCGGAAGGCGATTTGGTATACAGCAAGCTTGTCGATGACTATCAGGAACTCCGGGAATTTGACGCAGCAACTCAGACTGTGCTTGATTTGAATGATGCGCTTCGTGGCAGAAAGCAAAAAAAGCCATAA
- a CDS encoding DUF6282 family protein — protein sequence MNQNELYQDTKSLLSGGYDLHTHTIPSHVSRSLDDFELIEQATRAGMKGVMIKCHYEPTGARAALVNRRMPAGSAKAFGAIPLNHPVGGINPYAVHSALKMGASMVFMPTRDAENCLLSGDMPGDFFRRPGISLLDEFGSLKPEVYDVMDVVKEYDAALATGHISTEESVKLCVEGRRRGVRMVLTHPEWDRTTVSPEIQKSLAQMGVWVEKCWYNVGEGNCSIEEMASHIRIVGAEHCFLSTDRGQAGRETPVEGMSCFISQLLRQGITTDEIHTMLCVVPEYVLGIQK from the coding sequence ATGAACCAGAACGAATTGTACCAAGATACCAAGTCCTTACTGTCAGGCGGTTACGATCTTCATACCCATACCATTCCCTCCCATGTCTCCCGCTCCCTGGATGATTTTGAGCTGATTGAGCAGGCAACGCGCGCCGGGATGAAGGGGGTCATGATCAAGTGCCACTATGAACCCACCGGAGCCCGGGCCGCATTGGTAAACCGCAGGATGCCCGCTGGCAGCGCAAAAGCCTTCGGAGCCATCCCCTTAAATCATCCCGTGGGAGGAATCAATCCGTACGCGGTTCACAGTGCTCTGAAAATGGGTGCCAGTATGGTCTTTATGCCCACCCGCGATGCAGAAAATTGTCTGCTGTCCGGAGACATGCCGGGCGATTTCTTTCGCCGGCCTGGTATCTCCCTGTTGGATGAGTTCGGTTCTTTAAAACCAGAAGTATACGATGTAATGGATGTAGTCAAAGAGTACGATGCCGCCTTAGCTACCGGACACATCAGCACAGAGGAAAGCGTCAAACTTTGCGTGGAAGGCCGCCGCCGCGGAGTGCGCATGGTTTTGACTCATCCGGAGTGGGATCGTACGACTGTCTCTCCTGAAATCCAAAAAAGTCTGGCCCAAATGGGGGTCTGGGTAGAAAAGTGCTGGTACAACGTAGGGGAGGGGAACTGCTCCATAGAAGAAATGGCGTCACACATCCGTATTGTCGGTGCGGAACACTGCTTTCTATCTACAGACCGGGGACAAGCCGGTCGTGAGACCCCTGTAGAAGGAATGAGTTGCTTTATTTCTCAGCTGCTGCGGCAGGGCATCACGACGGACGAAATCCACACCATGCTATGTGTCGTTCCGGAGTACGTATTAGGAATTCAAAAATAA
- a CDS encoding BCCT family transporter: MNKDERVKLRPMTFFPPFIILAAFVVLSIISQETFLGLINNINNWIIANLGWAASVLALAIVIISVWAMFSKFGNVRIGGENAKPELSNFAWFTIALTTTMAAGVLFWGPAEPIAHYLYTPTEIYGIEPLTPEAMKFSMETMFLHWTIVPYCMYTVPAVVFAFMYYNAKKPFSIASQISPLLGERVYSNRWMQIIDAITLFAIGAGMAGSVAQAFMNISGGVSKLLGIPSDARLWLIVGIVVGVVTVVTAVSGIQKAMKHVSNINVYGFAIFLLFLLLFSNAPFLLNLSTEAMGGFAGTFLERILVTGAAQDSQWPQWWTTFYWFSWMAWAPTSGAFMGRIAYGRKVKHVLGMYVGVCASISAIWMVLVSGTSLWVEKAGLADLCASYDRGVENVAYDMLEALPGGKFIIPLFVILIFLSTVTACNSNTIAMAGISTRGISPDNPEAPIWLKCAWGFVAMAVGYIMIATVGVDGVKIIANFGGMFAALIMIGATASLGILIKKYKKFDKTTQLDEAEELQTKE, from the coding sequence ATGAATAAAGATGAACGCGTGAAACTCCGGCCAATGACCTTTTTCCCGCCCTTTATCATTTTGGCCGCTTTTGTTGTGCTGAGTATTATAAGCCAGGAAACCTTCCTTGGACTGATCAACAATATCAATAACTGGATTATTGCCAATCTGGGCTGGGCGGCCAGCGTTTTGGCCCTGGCCATCGTAATCATTTCCGTGTGGGCTATGTTTTCCAAATTCGGAAATGTACGCATTGGCGGTGAAAATGCCAAACCCGAACTGTCTAACTTTGCCTGGTTCACCATCGCCCTGACCACTACCATGGCTGCCGGCGTCTTGTTCTGGGGACCTGCAGAACCCATTGCCCACTATCTGTATACTCCCACAGAGATTTATGGTATTGAGCCTTTGACTCCGGAGGCTATGAAGTTCTCCATGGAAACCATGTTCCTCCACTGGACCATTGTTCCCTACTGCATGTATACCGTCCCCGCTGTTGTATTCGCCTTCATGTACTATAACGCCAAAAAGCCCTTCTCCATCGCCAGCCAAATCTCTCCCCTCCTGGGCGAGCGAGTATACTCCAACCGCTGGATGCAGATCATCGATGCGATCACGCTGTTTGCCATTGGCGCTGGCATGGCCGGCTCGGTGGCTCAGGCGTTTATGAACATCTCCGGCGGCGTCTCCAAGCTGCTTGGTATCCCCTCGGATGCCCGCCTGTGGCTGATCGTCGGCATCGTTGTAGGCGTCGTCACTGTTGTGACCGCAGTGTCCGGTATTCAGAAAGCCATGAAGCACGTATCCAACATCAACGTGTATGGCTTTGCGATCTTCCTGCTGTTCCTGCTGCTGTTCTCCAACGCTCCCTTCCTGCTCAACCTGTCCACCGAAGCTATGGGCGGCTTTGCCGGCACCTTCCTGGAGCGCATCCTGGTAACTGGCGCTGCTCAGGACAGCCAGTGGCCCCAGTGGTGGACCACCTTCTATTGGTTCAGCTGGATGGCTTGGGCTCCCACTTCCGGCGCTTTTATGGGCCGCATCGCCTATGGCCGCAAGGTCAAGCATGTGTTGGGCATGTATGTTGGTGTTTGCGCTTCCATCAGCGCGATCTGGATGGTTCTTGTCAGCGGCACCTCCCTTTGGGTTGAGAAGGCCGGTCTGGCCGACCTGTGCGCCTCCTATGACCGCGGCGTAGAGAACGTAGCTTATGACATGCTGGAGGCCCTGCCCGGCGGCAAATTTATTATCCCTCTGTTCGTTATCTTGATTTTCCTGTCCACGGTAACGGCCTGCAACTCCAACACTATCGCCATGGCGGGTATCTCCACCCGGGGAATCAGCCCCGACAACCCCGAGGCTCCCATTTGGCTCAAGTGCGCCTGGGGCTTTGTGGCCATGGCTGTTGGTTATATCATGATCGCCACCGTAGGCGTGGACGGTGTTAAGATCATCGCCAACTTTGGCGGTATGTTTGCCGCTCTGATCATGATCGGTGCCACTGCCAGCCTGGGCATTCTGATTAAAAAGTATAAAAAGTTTGATAAAACAACACAGCTTGACGAAGCAGAAGAGCTTCAAACGAAGGAATAA
- a CDS encoding carbon-nitrogen hydrolase family protein produces MEQYPVPYQVAMIQMASDFLNRKENLAKAEGYIRTAAANGAKLICLPESFDVGYISTRIPEMMAAAENEQGETVLFMKALAKELGVYILAPAFWKSQDGAVENRAYLIDDEGTLLGSYAKTHPVGDERTLLQRGTQYPVFDTKLGKIGITICYDVCFPETSRLLALNGAEILLVPAAWRGNFYFKEWWDINLCCRAIDNLMYVAAVNMCGPTGDQYFAGKSQICSPIGELMASCGVEEEGILYGTIDLARVAKEREFNTVLIDRHPEDYDALTK; encoded by the coding sequence ATGGAGCAGTATCCCGTTCCATATCAGGTTGCCATGATTCAAATGGCATCTGATTTCTTAAATCGGAAAGAGAACCTGGCCAAGGCTGAGGGCTATATTCGCACGGCCGCAGCAAATGGAGCCAAACTGATTTGTCTGCCGGAATCCTTTGATGTTGGATATATCAGCACAAGAATTCCCGAGATGATGGCTGCGGCAGAAAACGAGCAGGGCGAAACGGTCCTTTTCATGAAAGCACTGGCCAAAGAACTTGGCGTTTATATTCTGGCTCCCGCCTTCTGGAAAAGCCAGGATGGCGCCGTTGAAAATCGCGCTTATCTGATCGACGATGAAGGAACGCTGCTGGGAAGCTATGCAAAAACTCATCCGGTAGGGGATGAGCGGACTCTTCTGCAGCGTGGAACACAATACCCGGTATTTGATACCAAGCTGGGAAAGATCGGCATCACTATTTGCTATGATGTTTGCTTTCCGGAAACCAGCCGCCTGCTGGCGCTGAACGGAGCGGAGATTCTGCTGGTTCCCGCCGCCTGGAGAGGAAATTTCTATTTTAAAGAGTGGTGGGATATCAATCTGTGCTGCCGCGCCATCGATAACCTGATGTATGTAGCCGCAGTCAACATGTGCGGCCCAACAGGAGATCAGTATTTTGCCGGCAAAAGTCAAATCTGCAGTCCAATCGGTGAGCTTATGGCTTCCTGCGGGGTGGAAGAAGAGGGCATCCTGTACGGAACCATCGATCTGGCCAGAGTGGCAAAGGAACGGGAATTTAATACCGTTTTGATCGACCGGCACCCAGAAGACTATGATGCTTTGACAAAATAA
- a CDS encoding alpha/beta hydrolase, with translation MQQREVIFYSEGTKMVGTIYLPDDYKNGEKRPGIIANSGWTGLNKVYPAMFARQMTKFGYVCMGFDYRGFKPSGGISGMDKYTTLEMEVDDVNNAVTFFKHQPEVDPNHIALIGWGVGGAVCVNAAYRDKTVKAVATLNSFTDGRRWMRMGMGNDKFYKMLRTLEEDKYKRVSTGDPVLRHPYEFYPNIDESGDFYTDHTLKELNGGLEESIGGDYQEPFPTPMSSVIAESFVRFNVQDILPKLAPDCAVFVGHGKYNELHDREEAEDAYKLANEPKALYYVEGKHNEWMFDGDPKLEGLCQAMNDFFQAHI, from the coding sequence ATGCAGCAGCGTGAAGTAATCTTCTACAGCGAAGGTACCAAGATGGTAGGTACCATTTACCTGCCCGATGACTACAAGAACGGCGAGAAGCGTCCCGGCATCATTGCCAACTCCGGCTGGACCGGCCTGAACAAGGTTTATCCTGCCATGTTTGCCCGCCAGATGACCAAGTTCGGCTATGTGTGCATGGGCTTTGACTACCGTGGCTTCAAGCCCTCCGGCGGCATCAGCGGCATGGATAAGTACACCACCCTGGAGATGGAAGTGGACGACGTGAACAACGCCGTGACCTTCTTCAAGCACCAGCCCGAAGTGGACCCCAACCACATCGCCCTGATCGGCTGGGGCGTGGGCGGCGCTGTCTGCGTCAATGCCGCTTATCGCGACAAGACCGTCAAGGCCGTGGCTACTCTGAACTCCTTCACCGATGGCCGCCGCTGGATGCGTATGGGCATGGGCAATGATAAGTTCTACAAGATGCTGCGCACCCTGGAGGAGGACAAGTATAAGCGGGTCAGCACCGGTGATCCCGTCCTGCGTCACCCCTATGAGTTCTATCCCAACATCGATGAGTCCGGTGATTTCTACACCGACCACACCCTGAAGGAGCTCAACGGCGGTCTGGAAGAGTCCATTGGCGGCGACTACCAGGAGCCCTTCCCCACCCCCATGTCCTCTGTCATTGCTGAGTCCTTTGTCCGCTTCAACGTGCAGGACATTCTGCCCAAGCTGGCTCCTGACTGCGCTGTCTTTGTGGGCCACGGCAAGTATAACGAGCTGCATGACCGCGAGGAGGCGGAGGACGCCTATAAGCTGGCCAACGAGCCCAAGGCTTTGTACTACGTAGAGGGCAAGCACAACGAGTGGATGTTCGACGGCGACCCCAAACTGGAGGGTCTGTGCCAGGCAATGAACGATTTCTTCCAGGCTCATATCTGA
- a CDS encoding MurR/RpiR family transcriptional regulator, which yields MAENILDEIVRIKDLLPKKQQKLCTYLALNYKQVGVMTVAELAQAAGVGTTTVMRLVQTLGRPSFSVFKKELLDASLMRTTTSYLSLKETFHNEETEDGNNLLYRVVNDGMQVLQNLCTTSNTQQFEAISDLLFQADRIFTIGLRSSKALALYCEYSLSTFHPHVIQLSNDTEFIYDRVGLKMKSTDVLLVFSAWPCTRKTIEVAEYCHSLGIPVALVTNTSLNPIIKFAQAVVDTNSVNHPSGDMVFMAVIEALVAELGRRTAPQSTQNVERIEAILSEKKIVQREY from the coding sequence ATGGCCGAGAATATATTGGATGAAATCGTGCGCATAAAGGATCTGCTGCCGAAAAAGCAACAGAAGCTCTGTACCTATTTGGCGCTGAATTATAAGCAAGTTGGCGTTATGACGGTAGCGGAACTGGCCCAAGCCGCAGGTGTGGGTACCACTACGGTGATGCGGTTGGTTCAGACGCTGGGACGTCCCAGCTTTAGCGTGTTCAAAAAGGAGCTGCTCGATGCATCTTTGATGCGTACAACCACGTCGTACCTGAGCTTAAAAGAAACCTTTCATAACGAAGAGACCGAAGATGGAAATAACCTGCTCTACCGGGTGGTCAACGATGGAATGCAAGTTCTTCAGAATCTGTGTACCACATCCAATACCCAGCAGTTTGAGGCGATTTCGGACCTTCTGTTCCAGGCTGACCGTATCTTCACAATCGGACTGCGCTCCAGCAAGGCGTTGGCGCTGTACTGCGAGTACTCCTTGAGCACATTCCATCCCCATGTGATTCAGCTGAGCAATGATACGGAGTTTATTTATGACCGGGTTGGACTGAAGATGAAGTCCACGGATGTTCTGTTGGTGTTTTCTGCCTGGCCCTGTACCAGAAAAACCATTGAGGTAGCAGAATACTGCCACTCGCTGGGAATCCCGGTGGCGTTGGTGACCAACACCAGCTTGAACCCCATTATTAAATTTGCCCAGGCGGTCGTTGATACCAATTCTGTCAATCATCCCAGCGGAGATATGGTTTTTATGGCGGTGATTGAGGCTCTGGTAGCGGAGCTGGGACGGCGGACGGCGCCGCAGTCCACACAGAATGTGGAACGCATAGAGGCCATTCTCAGCGAGAAAAAGATCGTACAGAGAGAATATTGA